One Plasmodium berghei ANKA genome assembly, chromosome: 13 genomic region harbors:
- a CDS encoding sodium-dependent phosphate transporter, putative, with protein MIADPSMLWLVIASGVACFFMAFVTGANDIANTFSTSIGAKSLTIKKALLIAFFFEALGASLLGGTVTDSIRSKIINFEAFYNAPEFLMLGMFSALVGASLWLAIATCLGLPVSTTHSIVGALLGFGLSAGHADSIKWGKIQSILISWFAAPLLAGSCSAIAFSTMRSLILRKKNSFEIIKKWYWILIFLITLPFSVFLVYQNPIVLNTKCRMKQGNNIVYESPCYLQDWSSGHVVYATLTSIILSLILTGIGSIFIYVVYNKRLKCYNFRKRLFENQDMNDIEQNVKPNTACNGNNSSLNSVASNETQIPRLRDQGNKGNNDNIMSNEQIEVSKTELNNNGNNKSGTKNDIEQSVIETFDQDTEIVFATLQIISAILGVIAQSANDTANAIGPFAAVFNTYNSGIKEKIKVQWYILLFGGLSMSLGLSILGYRVIKTVGMKLIKITPSRGFTIELISGLVVLFFSICGIPLSSTHCAVSSVIGLGLVEARIFENDKNGNTDKDISNGQSNTNNVAVKKRPFCPFSYLNTSCVNLKLFRTIFLSWIITVSFSASVTAAIFSFAAYTPSYVIMRNP; from the exons ATGATAGCAGATCCCAGTATGTTATGGTTGGTCATCGCTAGTGGAGTCgcatgtttttttatggCATTTGTAACTGGAGCAAATGATATAGCAAATACATTTAGTACTTCTATTGGAGCAAAATCTTtaactataaaaaaagcatTATTAATtgcctttttttttgaagcATTAGGCGCTTCTTTATTAGGTGGAACAGTAACTGATTCAATACGTtcgaaaataataaacttTGAAGCATTTTACAATGCGCCAGAATTTTTAATGTTAGGTATGTTTAGTGCCCTTGTTGGTGCTAGTTTGTGGCTAGCTATAGCAACCTGTTTGGGATTGCCTGTATCTACAACACATAGTATTGTAGGGGCTTTACTTGGTTTTGGATTATCAGCAGGACATGCTGATTCAATAAAATGGGGAAAAATTCAAAGTATACTTATATCATGGTTTGCAGCCCCATTATTAGCAGGAAGTTGTTCAGCTATAGCTTTTAGTACAATGCGAAGTTTAatattaagaaaaaaaaattcatttgaaataattaaaaaatggtattggatattaatttttcttataaCCCTGCCTTTTAGTGTATTCTTAGTATATCAAAATCCGATAGTATTAAACACAAAGTGTAGAATGAAACAAggtaataatattgtatatgAATCTCCATGTTACCTTCAAGATTGGAGTTCAGGACATGTAGTTTATGCCACCTTAACAtctataattttatcattaatattaactGGAATTGGTTcgatatttatatatgtagtatataacaaaagattaaaatgttataattttagaaaaagatTATTTGAGAATCAAGATATGAATGATATTGAACAAAATGTAAAACCAAATACAGCATGCAATGGAAATAATAGTAGTTTGAATTCAGTTGCATCAAATGAAACTCAAATACCACGTTTAAGAGATCAAGGAAATAAAggtaataatgataatattatgaGCAATGAACAAATTGAAGTATCAAAAActgaattaaataataatggaaataacaaatcaggtacaaaaaatgatattgaACAAAGTGTGATAGAAACATTTGATCAAGATACTGAAATAGTTTTTGCAACTTTACAAATTATAAGTGCTATTTTAGGAGTAATTGCTCAAAGTGCCAATGATACAGCTAATGCTATAGGACCATTTGCTGCTGtatttaatacatataattcaggaattaaagaaaaaattaaagtacaatggtatatattattatttggtGGATTATCAATGTCTTTAGGTTTATCTATATTAGGATATAGAGTTATTAAAACAGTTGGAATGAAACTTATTAAAATAACACCGTCTCGAGGTTTTACCATTGAACTAATATCAGGCCTagttgttttattttttagtatttGTGGTATTCCGTTAAGTTCAACACATTGTGCTGTATCAAGTGTGATTGGACTTGGATTAGTTGAAGCAagaatatttgaaaatgataaaaatggtAATACCGATAAGGATATATCTAATGGGCAAAGCAATACAAATAACGTGGCTGTAAAAAAAAGGCCATTCTGCCCATTTTCCTATTTAAATACATCATGTGTAAATTTAAAACTATTCAGAACCATATTTTTGTCATGGATAATCACTGTATCTTTTTCCG CTTCCGTAACTGCAGCCATTTTTTCATTCGCGGCTTATACCCCATCCTATGTAATTATGAGAAATCCTTAA
- a CDS encoding 60S ribosomal protein L18, putative yields the protein MDNIKDKSLKINIFQYHVVGRATPTDKNPNPNVYRMCIFAKNDTNAKSRFWYFMKKIHKLKKSNGELLACEQIREKNPLRAKTYGVLLRYDSRTGTHNMYKEFRDTTKEGAIAQLYSEMAGRHRARASSINIIRISEISMQHAKRPHIKQLLKKRLRFPALHLPTLAKEYKRKYAPTRPSTYRM from the exons atggataatattaaagataaatcattaaaaataaat ATTTTTCAATATCACGTTGTTGGAAGAGCAACACCAACAGATAAAAACCCAAACCCCAATGTTTATAGAATGTGCATTTTTGCAAAAAATGACACAAATGCAAAATCTCGATTCTGGTactttatgaaaaaaatacataaactaaaaaaatcaaatggTGAGTTATTAGCTTGTGAACAAATCAGAGAAAAAAATCCATTACGTGCTAAAACATATGGAGTATTATTAAGATATGATAGTAGAACAGGTACACATAATATGTACAAAGAATTTAGAGATACAACTAAAGAAGGAGCCATTGCTCAATTATATTCAGAAATGGCTGGAAGACATAGAGCTAGAGCATCATccattaatataattaggATTTCTGAGATAAGTATGCAACATGCTAAAAGACCACATATTAAACAATTACTAAAGAAAAGACTAAGGTTCCCTGCTTTACATTTACCAACCTTAGcaaaagaatataaaagaaaatatgcACCAACACGACCATCCACATATAGAATGTAG
- a CDS encoding 60S ribosomal protein L18-2, putative, which translates to MGIDLKNVGRIKKHGRKNLVSKNPYLRLLVKLYRFLARRTDVNFNKIIAKRLIMPKRFRPPLSLSKLQRHMSKKKNSVAVVVGSITDDNRLFSCRNIKVCALRFTETARKRIVDAGGECLTFDQLALRYPTGKNCILLRGPTKSRTAEKHFGSAPGRPKSKARPYVRSKGRKFEKARGRRKSRAYKK; encoded by the exons ATG ggTATTGATCTTAAAAATGTTGgtagaataaaaaaacatggaAGAAAAAACCTGGTTTCCAAAAACCCATACCTTAGGTTATTAGTAAAGTTGTACCGATTTTTAGCTAGAAGAACTGATGTCAActttaacaaaataattgcCAAAAGGCTTATTATGCCTAAACGTTTTAGACCCCCATTGTCATTATCAAAATTACAACGACATAtgtcaaaaaaaaaaaatagtgtAGCTGTCGTTGTTGGATCAATAACAG ATGACAATAGGTTATTCAGTTgtagaaatataaaagtttGTGCATTGAGATTTACCGAAACTGCTAGAAAAAGAATTGTTGATGCAGGAGGAGAATGCTTAACATTTGATCAATTAGCTTTGAGATATCCAACTGGAAAAAATTGCATACTTTTGAGAGGCCCAACCAAATCAAGAACTGCTGAAAAACATTTTGGCAGTGCTCCAGGTAGACCCAAATCAAAAGCTAGACCATATGTTCGTTCAAAGGGAagaaaatttgaaaaagcTCGAGGAAGAAGAAAATCTAGAGCATacaagaaataa
- a CDS encoding inner membrane complex suture component, putative translates to MNKKKNVKSKSREEIVKNKIPNEMNSTESNSTTKTCNTKNMTNKSIIGKTYDISSYNLHKYSTPETVISNEHNMINTYSYDKDYAADVPKQNTLPYYYNNTIHNYNKYQSNYPKNLLNNYYPNSNGTPYLNEKYGLYINGSNDKNNDYTSYTNPACNISNQENEKCSYMKQMSHNYPNIMNLSNKHHRRSENRHLFSTKNILPPKYGRYRKMDEDGLYMNAYNFNFNPNRNSYGYQNATNFPLGKNKYNSLCHPGYSSYHDEYPHINNFKFRNIPREFYYLRNDVQEDDDECPYLKRGLGCSLGDCKLGLDKCSPKPEYEYIIQGPKFSHIIDNKSSQRCDMFKKVTLKVGTYLDNAVNIVIDMLENSYKSIAKNNNTNIYDLYPFYNPDPDYTRKERPTLKTGNNLLDKINSALDGSTLEKHKKLPKNFGRIAIPKTQETGSMVVDGINSMLDNLLNEPMSYQKYDYYSDKYKNVKDGSEKPL, encoded by the coding sequence atgaataaaaaaaaaaatgtaaaaagtAAATCGAGGGAAGAAATTGTTAAGAATAAAATTCCTAACGAAATGAATAGCACAGAAAGTAATAGTACAACCAAAACATGCAATACTAAGAATATGACTAATAAATCGATTATTGGAAAAACTTACGATATTAGCTCTTACAATCtacataaatatagtaCTCCTGAAACAGTAATTTCAAATGAGcataatatgataaatacCTATTCTTATGATAAGGATTACGCGGCGGATGTGCCAAAACAAAATACATTACCttattattacaataaCACCATccataattataataagtATCAATCTAATTACCCAAAGAACCTactaaataattattaccCCAATTCAAATGGTACTccatatttaaatgaaaaatatggtTTGTATATTAACGGCAGTAacgataaaaataatgattatACCTCATATACAAACCCTGCATGTAATATTTCAAACCAAGAAAATGAGAAATGTTCGTATATGAAACAAATGTCACATAATTACccaaatattatgaatttaTCTAATAAGCATCATCGCAGAAGTGAAAATCgtcatttattttcaacaaaaaatatattgccTCCAAAATATGGTAGATATAGAAAAATGGATGAAGATGGCCTTTATATGAATGcatacaattttaatttcaatCCAAATCGCAACTCATATGGTTATCAAAATGCTACTAATTTTCCATTGGgaaagaataaatataattcgTTATGCCATCCAGGGTATTCAAGTTATCATGATGAATATccacatataaataattttaagtTTAGAAATATTCCTCGagaattttattatttaagaAACGATGTGCAAGAAGATGATGATGAGTGTCCTTATTTAAAAAGAGGGCTTGGTTGTTCTTTAGGTGATTGTAAATTAGGATTAGATAAATGCTCGCCTAAACCcgaatatgaatatataattcaagGACCAAAATTTTCACATATAATTGATAATAAATCTTCCCAAAGATGTGATATGTTCAAAAAAGTAACATTAAAAGTAGGAACATATTTAGACAATGCTGTAAATATAGTGATAGATATGTTAGAGAATTCATATAAATCTATAGcaaagaataataataccAATATTTACGATTTATATCCGTTTTATAACCCAGATCCAGATTATACTAGAAAAGAACGACCAACATTGAAGACTGGAAATAATTTActtgataaaataaattccGCATTGGATGGGTCTACATTagaaaaacataaaaagcTCCCAAAGAATTTTGGGCGAATTGCCATTCCTAAGACACAAGAAACAGGTAGTATGGTTGTAGATGGGATAAATAGTATGCTagataatttattaaatgagCCTATGTcttatcaaaaatatgattattATAGTGATAAGTACAAGAATGTGAAAGATGGAAGTGAGAAACCTCTATAA
- a CDS encoding GPI mannosyltransferase 3, putative has product MPSSSLLKIRGNILRKIVLSKYSFFYLSIFRLFNSLFVQTSFFPDEYAQSVEISHYMIFGYGHMPWEWEPCISLRSIVHPLFYAILFYILKISRLDSPFLVLYVPKIFQGICAAFADYIFIKLIIHWYCILYYMKGKKKKEFYNFIGTILVCYFFCWFNFYSICRTSSNSFEYLFNIVGVYFLSKNYYPSIILQKEDENKIKNYVNNDIILNKNSKYEVDNLNEGQNKNPYKRHEIKIIQDNEQINETELIRNKSFYDFPKFLNFVNDDNNKTKEIIFKKNKNMCNEYQIDMNNNIFFSISDDFYNKKFHIKNFLLSLFFSSVCVLIRPTALLFWLIIYFFYIIKIVHTTIGMVEDKKNNWEKIKRRGNKLTWIEALIIGTIYTIIFLLISIAIDSYFYGQITICFYNFFMFNFISGENKYFGDNFFFFYFFSAIPSIYLTLTPFTYYKFFNVFKRIVKKKKFRFDISRIDNVVYIATFFEILILSFSNHKEHKILIGYIPFLSILTGISLYNIGLKIGIRDVFCGAENKKIEKIEKTKKGHIFTILINISFILHLISIFFFSVIHNRSPENVAKYFRNLKISNDNEVTIFITDCYDIPLYSHIHRKYKIGFLDCTPYIKNENGETMYNWRTKIYDDNFGRQFFDMFNNDHKKSNYIEPYIFTNKSFYWFGNTHFNEKNNFKFIYEKLNFSCLKYRFDNPLHGEPPLYIVTNSNNLKHLKKFLKKYNYYQDTQPFFSYFQINDKYKINAVYHFIFKRHINQLSYS; this is encoded by the coding sequence atgccATCAAGTAgccttttaaaaattagAGGAAACATATTAAGAAAGATTGTGTTGTCaaaatatagttttttttatttgagcATTTTTCgattatttaattctttatttgtTCAAACATCATTCTTTCCTGATGAATATGCTCAATCTGTAGAGATAAGTCATTACATGATTTTTGGATATGGCCATATGCCATGGGAATGGGAACCTTGTATATCATTACGATCTATTGTACatcctttattttatgctatattattttatattttaaaaataagcaGATTGGATTCTCCATTTTTAGTTTTATATGTAcctaaaatatttcaagGAATATGTGCAGCATTTGctgattatatttttataaaattaataattcattGGTATTGTAtactatattatatgaaaggaaagaaaaaaaaagagttttataattttattggGACTATTTTAGtttgctattttttttgttggtttaatttttatagtaTATGTCGAACATCATCAAATTCATTTGAGTATTTATTCAATATAGTTggtgtatattttttgtcgaaaaattattatcccagtattattttacaaaaagaagacgaaaataaaataaaaaattatgttaataatgatattataTTGAATAAGAATTCAAAATATGAGGTAGACAATTTGAATGAGggacaaaataaaaatccCTATAAAAGacatgaaataaaaataattcaagataatgaacaaataaatgaaaCTGAACTTATCAGGAATAAATCTTTTTATGATTTTCCAAAATTcttaaattttgttaacgatgataataataaaacgaaggaaataatatttaaaaaaaataaaaatatgtgcaATGAATATCAGATtgatatgaataataatatttttttttccatttcagacgatttttataacaaaaaatttcatataaaaaattttttactaAGTTTATTCTTTAGTTCTGTTTGTGTTTTGATCAGACCCActgcattattattttggttaattatatattttttttatattataaaaattgtacaTACTACTATAGGAATGGTAGAGGATAAAAAGAACAAttgggaaaaaataaaaagacgTGGTAACAAATTAACTTGGATAGAAGCTTTAATAATAGGAACGATATATAcgattatatttttacttatttCCATAGCCATAGactcatatttttatggacaaataacaatatgtttttataacttttttatgtttaattttattagtggagaaaataaatattttggggataattttttttttttttatttttttagtgcAATACCATCGATTTATTTAACTCTAACGCCTTTTACATATTATAAGTTTTTCAACGTGTTTAAAAGGatagttaaaaaaaaaaaatttagatTCGATATATCAAGAATTGACAATGTAGTATATATTGCAACATTTTTcgaaattttaattttatcatttagtAATCATAAGGAacacaaaatattaatcGGGTATATTCCCTTTTTAAGTATATTAACTGGAATATccttatataatattggaTTAAAAATTGGAATAAGGGATGTTTTTTGTGGGgcagaaaataaaaaaattgaaaaaattgaaaagaCAAAAAAGGGACacatttttactattttaataaatataagttttattcttcatttaataagtatttttttttttagtgtAATACATAATAGATCCCCAGAAAATGTAGCAAAATATTTCcgaaatttaaaaataagtaatgataatgaagttactatatttataacagACTGTTATGATATACCTTTATATTCACATATtcatagaaaatataaaattggtTTTTTAGATTGTACaccatatattaaaaatgaaaatggaGAAACTATGTATAATTGGcgaacaaaaatatatgatgataattttggtagacaattttttgatatgTTTAATAATGATCATAAAAAATCGAATTATATTGAgccatatatatttacaaataaatcattttattGGTTTGGTAATACtcattttaatgaaaaaaataattttaagtttatttatgaaaaattaaatttttcatgTTTGAAATACCGTTTTGATAATCCATTACATGGAGAGCCTCCACTATATATAGTAACAAATTCTAACAATCTAAAACATctcaaaaaatttttaaaaaagtataacTATTATCAAGATACTCAGCCATTTTTTTCCTATTTccaaataaatgataaatacaaaataaatgcagtttatcattttatattcaaaagACATATTAACCAATTATCttattcataa
- a CDS encoding inner membrane complex protein 1k, putative yields the protein MNKNSEINYNPSLEKANSLSSAQSEIKNYYDDENKEMEYINNTNKNSYMIEQNTDLNDTYNYMNDQNNYRMENEYNEEPINTQYIPSLYGLGRERQALPFKAQEHKIPGQVSPYHAPRDTNISENETLYDEQNFPISSDSNNAHKKLWSWTNDGKLKLQCSQPIIPVSVVQGILRRDKIILIPQVEVTDFVIPKVYNQNIKHDIPKLDIKLQCSNVEIPNVKYVDKEIIIPIITGYTHKFVPKWEIHEVPRPIVKYIGEQKIVEVEVPEIKYVDKIVEREVVVDTVEKRVPKIIEIPKYVDEVQYVWKPIEKIIYIQKFVPKFDVNLECPPPLIVPYPVQTIKHMPPIMVKKNPKIPNYTHNDSQSPQGYVPIGNEYVDQYTPKSNTSIKGIFSACCEVNCQKKEVDGKYCDVNPNPCNSISQEAPLENEINICSHPNPFIITDPSSYLSKTDQLLIGVNS from the coding sequence atgaacaaaaattCGGAGATAAATTATAACCCAAGTTTAGAAAAAGCAAACTCATTAAGTAGCGCTCAAagtgaaattaaaaattactATGATGACGAAAACAAAGAAatggaatatataaacaatacAAACAAAAACAGCTACATGATTGAACAAAACACTGATTTGAATGATACATATAACTATATGAAtgatcaaaataattatagaatggaaaatgaatataatgaagAACCAATAAACACTCAATACATTCCTTCGTTGTATGGATTAGGTAGGGAAAGACAAGCATTACCATTCAAAGCACAAGAACATAAAATACCAGGGCAAGTGTCACCATATCATGCTCCTCGCGATACAAATATTTCAGAAAATGAAACTTTATATGATGAACAAAATTTTCCTATTTCATCTGATTCAAATAATGcacacaaaaaattatggtCTTGGACGAATGACGggaaattaaaattacaaTGCTCACAGCCAATAATACCAGTATCAGTAGTTCAAGGTATATTAAGAAGagataaaattattttaataccACAAGTTGAAGTAACAGATTTTGTTATTCCAAAAGTATATAATCAGAATATTAAACATGATATACCCAAATTAGATATAAAGCTACAATGTTCTAATGTCGAAATTCCAAATGTCAAATATGTAGataaagaaattataataCCTATCATTACAGGATATACACATAAATTTGTTCCCAAATGGGAAATACATGAAGTTCCTAGACCTAtagttaaatatattggtGAGCAAAAAATAGTTGAAGTAGAAGTCCCTGAAATCAAATATGTAGATAAAATAGTTGAAAGAGAAGTTGTTGTTGACACAGTTGAAAAAAGAGTTCCCAAAATTATAGAAATACCAAAATATGTAGATGAAGTACAATATGTATGGAAGccaattgaaaaaattatatatatacaaaagtTTGTGCCTAAATTTGATGTAAATTTGGAATGCCCGCCACCATTAATTGTCCCATACCCAGTACAAACCATTAAACATATGCCTCCTATAatggtaaaaaaaaatcccAAAATACCTAACTATACACATAATGATTCACAATCACCTCAAGGATATGTGCCTATCGGAAATGAATATGTAGATCAATATACTCCAAAAAGCAACACTAGCATAAAAGGAATATTCTCAGCATGCTGTGAAGTTAATTgccaaaaaaaagaagtaGATGGCAAATATTGTGATGTTAATCCAAATCCATGTAATAGCATATCACAAGAAGCACCCttagaaaatgaaataaatatatgttccCATCCAAATCCCTTTATAATTACTGATCCCAGCTCGTATTTAAGCAAAACTGACCAGTTGCTCATTGGCGTAAATTCTTAA
- a CDS encoding V-type proton ATPase subunit D, putative: MGALDESTPVPSRITLHLMKQKKKSAFQGYSLLKKKSDALFIHFRDVLKEIVKTKNKVGEDMRNASFALAKSVWAAGDFKGQIIEGIKRPVVTLSLSTNNVAGVKLPIFQVHIDPTVDVLGNLGVAAGGQVINNTRENYLQCLNMLVKLASMQVAFFSLDEEIKMTNRRVNALNNIVLPRLEGGINYIIKELDEIEREEFYRLKKIKEKKNENLNDSIEGHALSDNDGHKHVKITNNYANIQVDDDVIF; the protein is encoded by the exons ATGGGAGCTCTCGACGAATCAACACCAGTACCATCTAGAAT aACCCTGCATTTGATGAAgcagaagaaaaaaagtgCATTCCAAGGGTATTctttactaaaaaaaaaaagtgatgCTTTATTTATCCATTTTAGAGATgtattaaaagaaattgTAAAG actaaaaataaagtggGAGAAGATATGAGGAATGCTTCCTTTGCATTAGCAAAATCTGTATGGGCTGCTGGTGATTTTAAAGGCCAAATTATTGAAGGAATAAAAAGACCAGTTGTTACTTTATCATTATCTACTAATAATGTTGCTGGTGTTAAACTACCCATATTCCAAGTACACATAGACCCTACTGTCGATGTACTTGGCAACTTAGGGGTTGCTGCAGGAGGGCAAGTTATTAACAACACACgagaaaattatttacagTGTTTAAATATGCTAGTAAAATTGGCATCTATGCAA gtcgcttttttttcactcgatgaagaaataaaaatgacgAATAGAAGGGTAAACGCTTTGAACAATATTGTGCTACCTCGCTTAGAGGGAGGTATAAACTACATTATAAAAGAATTAGATGAAATTGAAAGAGAGGAATTTTACAgattaaagaaaataaaggaaaaaaaaaatgaaaatttaaatgattcAATTGAAGGCCATGCCCTGTCGGATAATGATGGACACAAACATGTAAAAATAACGAACAATTATGCAAATATCCAAGTGGATGATGACGTTATATtctaa
- a CDS encoding 40S ribosomal protein S6, putative, protein MKLNISNPLNNVQKSIEIDDEKKLLPFMERRIGNVVPGDSIGEEFSGYIFRITGGNDKQGFPMMQGVLTNHRVRLLFKKGMKCYRPRKKGERKRKSVRGCIVGQDLSALNLALVKKGDNEIEGLTDKAVGKKLGPKRASKIRKLFNLDKTDDVRKYVIGRAITKNGKTRFIKPKIQRLVTEKRLLRKRSLIAAKEKRAAEKKQAMKEYKQLLRKYKSELITKKDNDTGKKIKVKKNISKDAKKNNKAKDSKDDKLKTKKNVDKKSENSKKFPNKKINEKQPKADNKNAKVDKKAAAKTINEQNKPGKKKK, encoded by the coding sequence ATGAAGCTAAACATATCAAACCCACTAAACAATGTTCAAAAGAGCATAGAAATAGATGATGAAAAGAAATTACTTCCCTTTATGGAAAGGAGAATTGGAAATGTAGTACCAGGCGATTCAATAGGGGAAGAATTCTCaggttatatttttagaataACTGGGGGTAATGACAAACAAGGATTCCCAATGATGCAAGGTGTTTTAACTAATCACCGTGTAAGgcttttatttaaaaaaggtATGAAATGCTATAGACCAAGAAAAAAGGgagaaagaaaaagaaaatccGTTAGAGGATGCATAGTAGGTCAAGATTTATCAGCTCTTAATTTAGCCTTAGTTAAAAAAGGTGACAATGAAATCGAAGGTTTAACAGATAAAGCAGtaggaaaaaaattaggACCAAAAAGAGCTAGTAAAAtcagaaaattatttaaccTTGATAAAACTGATGATGTTAGAAAATATGTAATTGGAAGAGCTATTActaaaaatggaaaaacaAGATTTATTAAACCAAAAATTCAGAGACTTGTTACAGAAAAAAGATTACTTAGAAAGAGATCCCTTATAGCTGCCAAAGAGAAACGTGCTGCTGAGAAAAAACAAGCCATGAAAGAATATAAGCAACTTcttagaaaatataaaagtgagttaattacaaaaaaagataatgaCACAGGAAAGAAAATTAAAgtcaaaaaaaacatcTCTAAAGatgctaaaaaaaataacaaagcAAAAGATAGTAAAGATGATAAGTtaaaaactaaaaaaaatgtagacAAAAAATCtgaaaattcaaaaaaatttccaaacaaaaaaataaatgaaaaacaaCCAAAAGCTGATAACAAAAATGCCAAAGTTGACAAAAAAGCAGCAGCTAAAACCATCAATGAACAAAACAAAcctggaaaaaaaaaaaaatga